TCATCATATCTTACacaatgtttatttttctttagtttcCACTTGTGCTGCAGATTTCTTCTCTGTTTACGTGCAAAATCGAGTATCAGATTGTATGAAGGAAAGTCCATAGTGTGTCTACTTCAGGTTGATTAAATCTGAATATACAACAATCCAGGTGAAGAgttttctgcatctttttttgtgctctcgttccatctttttttcttttttccctcacCATCACCCCCTCCTCTTTAATCTAAAATAGTGGGGATTAACCCCTGCGTTTATGTCCTCTTTACTCTCGCTCTTACACTCTTTTTGCTGTAGATGAAGTCATTTGAATGCTGGCGCAACATGTGAacaagggagggagggagatcGAGGTCAAGTGAGGAGAAAAGAGGAGGGGAGAGAGATAGATGGGGGATTAAAAACTCTGTGTGAGGAGAAGAGGGTGATGCTTCATCTGCAGAGAGATACAGTTGCAGTCAGTGTGTGAGCCAGTTTGACTGGGTTAGTTTGGTTTTTGTCAGTCAGGACTGCTCGTGCATGGATTTGAGCTGAGCAGAGACATAAgaagagagaaaggaggagaggaagtAGACACTGAGACCTGAGGGGGTTTGGTGATGGGGAACTGCACCAAACCATCTAAAGATGACCTGAAGAAGGTAGGAGCAGTCTATTTTGGATTCAGACTAATTGGAACTTGATGTTCTTGCTGGCACTTGCTAAAAGAAGCTTTTGTTTTGCATCCATGTCAACCTATTATCTTGTTTGCAACTTTTCGTCATTATCAAAACTGTTTCATTAAGTAACATCtttttaaatacagaaaacacttCGTACGAAGATTTTTTTCATTATGCTGCAGCATCGGCTGTTTAAAACAACCTAGATAATGCTGGATTCAGTGATTATTAAGAGAAAATTCAactcattacatttacatttctaaACTAGAGGAAGTCTGAGGCTAAATGTACACACTGTGCTCGATCAAACATAAACAGAAACTCCTTTGCAAAGTTTGTTAACAGTTTTTGTAGCAGCTCGGAGCCTGTCAGTTCTTATTCGAGGGGATTTTCATTTATTCTCTTGCAAAGGTTTGCAAGCTCAGTGAAATTATTGAGCTGTTTTGAAGGTCTACAGATTTTCAGTTATGTTCAGGTCAGTAGACTGCGAGGGCAATGGCAAAACCTTTCAATTTGTCCTACTTCAGATTGTTAATAATAGATTTAAAAATGCGTTTAAGGTAAGTATTTGGTTTGTATAAgaattttccttttgtttccagcTTTTTTACATGCAGATCTAATTGAATTAATAGACCTCACATCTTTTCTCTTTGGGATCAAAGAGATTCTATTTCAATTCCATCACTTCACAGGACTTGGTTACAATTTatcatgtttatgtttgttgTGAGGGTGCAGGATAATGCCTTCCTGACACTGATGTTTGTGTAGCAGAACAGTGCATTCCCACAAAGTCTGCTAAATCTTCCCGAAGATCTTTTATAGTCAAGTaagctgttctgacagcaagcatcgatcgttgccgtatttagtatttagtatatgctaactatacgtttaataatgctaggtgctagccaagctggctctagtttagcttcctgccaagcttctggacgcgtaattcgttcacggagcagggtacgcgcacagggggaaggagggggagggaggagcagattgcagtttgatagacggcatcagtatccaatcattgtgaacggtcctttcacaatgattggatactgtttttcctagattgtacgttctagaggccactaaagcttttcatatttgtgtcaaaacttttaattaattggttgcaatgggggtgtgaagagtatttcaagcaatatgtaaaaaaatgttccagaaaaagatcccctaccccacctttaagttaaTTATCGTCGGACAGGTCAAATTTCTCTGAGTGGTCAACCCTTCTGCACTGGACTTCCTTCCTATTTTCTCTTGAATtttgcacaaaacaaaacaaagtttctcatCTCCTTTAACTTGAAACCTTTTGAAAaggtttttctattttttatagACGAACAGAACATTATGACTGGAGGCACCCCAACTTTTTCATGTCACTGCGACTTTCGCAGTGTTACACACACAGAACATGTCGGTCATCAGATCTGAAGATAAACAGTCAGCTCAGAGTAAGACTGCAGCAGAGAcgcaaagaaaacagaaagacctctcctcggtcagaaTGAAGTTTTGGAATGAGTGGACTGCTTTGGAATAATAAGCAGCTTATATGGTTCTGGCTTACAGCCATGTCTGATCCAATGTCGGTATGACCAGAAAATGGGAGGTCTTCACCTTGTTCCTTTAGAAAGACAAAAACGCTTGAAGAGCAGTGGTTCAACAGCCTGGTTTGCCTCTGAAGGGGGCAATACACGAGGCCCTCTGGGGTAACACGAAGGGCCAGCAGGATATAGCAGCTGGAGGAAGAGGGGGATCGGGATGTGCAGGAGAAGCCGTAGAAGGATTCTCACGGTGTGCTGGTGAAGAACTGCAACGTGCTCCAAAACATTGTGGGCCCGGCCTGCATCTTCCTTAAACACTCGTGTGTAACAGACAACCGCACACGTTGTGTCCTCATACAACCTTCAACTTTTTTCCACTTGTGTCAGGTCATTTTCAGCCCCACATCATGGCACCTCCACCACACCAGCAGTGTTGTGCCCCTCCCCACCATCACTGCAGACTGGCCTGCGTCAGAGAATCAAATCCCCCGGCACTACATATTCTCAACAATGGGATTGATTACTGAgtttaatgaaaaaaatcattgactTTATGGAGCTGCTTCTATAATGTGTGGCACTGTTTGAGTTTGTGGTGGTCGATAGAAGAGAACCCAAATGTGGACTGGGGGGCTGATGAAAACTTAACAGGAGAGTCATTTGAAAACACAGCAACCAAAGGTGCAGCAGAGCTGGAAATTCACTAGAGCCACTTAACGAGGAAGTGATTGCAGCTGTGGCTGACTGAGTGGAGACAGGTGTGCAAGACCAGACAAATTAAAAACTGAATGAATCCAATGACTCACAAACACAAGCAAGAAAACAGAGTAGAAACTACAGAAAAACCAAGACAAGATAAAACAAATCCAAACTAAGAAAATTCACAAACCCTCACAGGCACAGGCTGAAGTGGGGTCCAGGCTTTGGAAAAGTGAGCCACATTAAGATTCTTGGCTAGTACTGTCATGGTGCTGGTAGACATCTCTTGTTAAATCTAGAGGGAATTGATTTCGCATTAAGTGCTGTGGTTACAGGTCATTACTTCACTCCTGAAAATAGCACGCAGACAAGTCAGTGCCTTTATCTCATCTGATGGAGGAAACTCTCTGGAGCTTTTCTGCACTTTGCTCCAACCTGCCAAAATAAATCAGGAAGAAATAACAAGCCTACAGTGCAGAATCTCAAGTTAATGGAGAAAACGGCACCTTTGAACGGTgggatttttttggggggggattGATTAACATGCCGAGACGTGGTTTGAGCTCGAAACATCTTTGCAGCACCTGCAGTAGTTTAGTGTAAAAGATTTTATCAGTGAGGCAAAGGTATTTAAAATTGGGATATGTCCCAAGCGGAGTTTTTACAAGGTTCATAGCCCAACATTCAGTATACTTAATCAAATCTTGCCTTGTGTGTGATTTTGTGCTATGACAGCAGGACTTCTTCATGCTTTCAGGATATGAATACGAGGTGATACGTGTTTGCGCTTCCTCTTGAAATCTGTGATATACCCATTGTCATATATGTACACTAGATTGAGATATATGAGATATTTAGacgctattttttttttatatatatatatatctcaatCTACCCTGGTTTTGCCTGTTTAACTTAAGCTTTCAGAAAAGCTAAAAATACGGAGTAAATGGCTCCCATAGCTCACATTTTTCAGCCCAGTTCATATGAAGGCGAACTCATTAATCAAATGTTGGCCAGACATAACTGTGATCACACAtaacaaaaatatttatataaacAATAGTTTCCACtcattattcatttttttgagtcatttcatgctttttttttttttttaaagtaatttaaTTTCTCCCCTGCTCAGTTTATCCTCATCAACTGATGTGCGTGCAGCGGGATGTTGCTTTAGTATGCCTGTGTTTACATCTTTGTACTACTTTGCACTATTTCACTGCATGAAATGAGAGGTTAACGTGTGAAACGTCTCTTTCTGACAGGACAGAGAGCTGAGACCAGAGGAGATCGAAGGTGAGATGACAATAATCCACCAATCCAGAAGACAGTTGCACTTTAAAGGCGTCTAACTGCAACACCTTACttacaaacatgtttttattttaaatcagaGCTTCGAGTGGCGTTCGTGGAGTTTGATAAGAACAAAAAAGGCTACATCAGCCATAAGGACCTGGGAGAGTGCATGAGGACCATGGGATACATGCCCACAGAGATGGAGCTCATCGAACTGAGCCAGCAGATCTGTGAGTGGAGCGACAGCCTGAAACACGGGCCAGTTTGGACTGAAATGAACAGGAGATGAAGTTATTGAAAAGATCAGAACAAGAATAATCTATTGTTCACACAGTTACATTGTGGATTTTCAGTAGAAAAATCTGTAGACTGACTGAGGTCTTGCTTCTTGGTAGATTTTTAAATATGACTTTGTGTGTTTTAGGCGGAGGTAAAGTGGACTTTGAGGACTTTGTGGAGCTGATGGGACCCAAGATGCTGGAAGAGACCGCAGACATGATTGGAGTCAAAGAACTACGAGATGCTTTCAAAGAGGTCAGGATACACATTGTTGCTTAAAGTAGAAAGACGCAGAGCAATCTTTACCACTAACTTCTGACTGCAGAGGCACCGCATGTGCTTCTGTTACCGGGATTGAGCTTAGAGACCTGTTTATAGGGgaatgatacattaataaaGACAAGCacccacataaaaaaaaactcttcagcTCTTGAAGTAACACCTTTGAAGATTTCAAATGTGCAAAAGATACGAACTCTAACAGGAGCCACAGAAATTTTAGCCACAGAGTATTTTTTTAGAGTAGATTTAGTGCATAAAAACGAATTCATATTCGTACAACATTCATGGACGTTAACTAAGCTCCCCTGTAAGAATCCATTGCTGATTGtccaaactgagagcactcTGGTCACTGTGTACTGCAGGTAAGACAGTGACTAATCATGAGCATTTctcacaactttaaaaaaaaaaaaacaagattccCCACATTGTGTTGAAGGTCAGCGTGCAGAACAGCGCTAATACAAACACGGTCGGTGATACTGGTGGATTTCATTGATAGTGACAAGAGTCGGTCAGCTGTGACTGACCTGGTCACAGCGGTGTCATATTATTCTGCAGGCCAAGATTTGTGTAATATTCGACATTTGTCACTCCGCTCATCACCCTCAAGACAAGTAGCTGTGATCTCTAAGTGCTCTCAGCTGTGTCAAAAATATatcatttgttgtcattttacTGCAACGTGGTTTTTAGGTGTGATCGAAGGGTTTGTAAACTCACTCAGACTCTGCTCACAGCAGATATAGCAGGGAGATCAAAGGTGCCAATATTTTAAACAATGACAGTGGCAACATTCTCCAGTAAagggacactttttttttttttccggcgTGTGTACATGCTGACAGAAAACAGCTTACTGAGCCACATAATTCATCCTGTTGATTACATCTGCATTTTTCTGCTATAACGATGCAAAACATCTGCTGTGAACGAAGTCTCTAGGGGCAATAGATGGGAGACAATAAAAACCATCCCCTGTTATAAAGATATAATTAACAAACGTGTTGTTTAAGAATTCAGAGAAACGGCTCTCTGATTGTGATAAGGTTATAATGATATAGGGAGCAGAGGTCCCATGATGTTTGAATTCATTTTAGTTCCCAAATAAAGTCAGCACGACAGAAAAGAAACTCCCCCAGAAGGATGTCAGAATTTCTTACTTTACTGCTGCCCTAAAGTGTCCCTGTTTGCTCATTTTGATGTGATTCTTTTATCTCTGTGTGTCCAGTTTGACTCCAATGGCGACGGTCAGATCAGTTTGACTGAGCTGCGCGAGGCCATGAAGAAGCTGATGGGAGAGCAGGTGACCAACAGAGAGATCAACGAGATCCTCAGAGATGTTGACCTCAACGGAGACGGACTGGTGGACTTTGAGGGTAAACATGAAGTCGAAAGGGATCTGTTCAGAGATTCTTCTTCCTCTTATTCCTGCTcacatctttgtttttgtcttttcagaGTTTGTGCGGATGATGTCCCGCTGAGCGGCCCACGTACAGGCAGACATGAGGCTGAAACACAACAAGCTGCAGTGAACTTCCTTTTTTCCTCATTTAAAATTCTATTTTTGTATCAATTAATTGAAAGTAAAATAGTTAACCGAGGATAAATGTTTAAAGCATATGAACATCTGTAAAACATATCAACAGCTTTGCAGAACAAATGTACGACTCTctgttttttaatgtatttttatataCTACTGCTTGTTCCCCGAGTGTAAAATCTTgtttgtaaaatgttttttattcaaataaagaACACAAAAACAGCTACTCTTTTCATGGTCACATGGTTTGTTGAGCCATGTCAGCATATTAGAGAGGCCCTCGTAGCTTACATTGGAATTTAAAAAGGcaaacattgtgtgtgtgtaaaagtaTTCATGTTGTACGAGAGAGACAGAGGGCATGCTTCTTGAGCAGAGAGGAAGCATGATACATTGAGCTTTCAATGCACCTTCTATTCAgtgtgttatttaaaaaaaaaaaaaacatttctaataTCAATATTCAATATAATTAAAATATTCTTGTTTGTCATAGAACCAAAAAATCCATTTATATTTTGATTTCATCCAGTAGATTACCACATCTTTATAAAAACTGCTTTTAAATCATACAAGAATTTGTAAGTGTCAACCATTGAATAAAGAGAGAATTAAGTCGTAAATATAGAAGAATGCATtaaaaaagcagaaatacataATAATCGTGTGAACGTTTTTTTCTCTAAAAAGATTTTAGCATATATTCATTTTCTTATATTTACTCATTtaggtgattttttttctgtacacaTAACTTATATTgattctttatttgttttattctattttgtGCCTttagtttatgtttatgttatgtttatgcatttggcagacgcttttatccaaagcttaCAAACGAGGATAAGACAgtcattacagctaacatcaaagctaacattgagctacatagaaggaaaaccactagtcggactctgtcagaggtgacttAAACAAACCCCATCAGCATGTCTATCAGTCGTTAAATCTAGCAACTGTACGTTTACTGATAAACTACAAACAAAACACAGGTATGGAACAAATGTGATCCTGgttcacacctttttttttttttttttaatcagttgtATTGTAATTTTTGTCCGTTTGTCTGTACATTAATCATTTCTCTTTCAGGTGAGTTTTCATCAAAAAGTAACAACGACATCAAGTTTGAAATTCaagattttcctttttattgAAAACTTGGCCAGGATTCTGTACAGCAGAGAGGGTGTGCAATGCACAGGGGCAAGAAGGCAAGAAGGGcaggggggcaggggggctCTGGGGACTCCGTTTCCCATGGTGCATCAAACCCTGAGCCGAGAATTGTGTGTGTAAAACAGCTCTTTGGTGTACCAGAGGACTGCGGAAGGGAAATGAGggactaaaataaaataaaaaaggagaaaaggggGAAAGCAAAGCTCAGCCCATAGGGGAGAAAGAGAAAAGTAGAGACAGAGAGGGATGGAGGGTGGTTCGATGGTTTCCCTTCCACAAAGGTGTTGACTCGGAGGCAGAAATAGATCCTCGCCTGTCCCCTCACTGTGTTAGATCATAGACCCTCTGAAGGTACTCAGTTAAAGGCCTCAGGCATCTCTCCCCCTTTCCCTCTTCCTCCGCCCCTCACCCTCACTTCcgctctttctctttctctccttcccTGAGCCTCACTTGGTGGCCATGGTGTAGCAGCCCATCTGGTGCCACTGCATGTCACGGATACGCCTCACAGACTGGAACTGAGGGTAGCGGGCGCCATACTCGTTGAAGTGCCTGTAGTCACCCTTCTCCAGCAGGTACTGGCTGCCACGGTATCCAGGGAACTGGTATCCCACAAAGCTGGGAGCAAAAGAGGAAACGTGTCAGTACAGAGATGGTTTTATGAGTCTTTTGAATCTCCTCTTTGGTGCTTGAAACTCACGTTCCACAGCTGACGCTGATGCTGCCCACTCTGTCGGTGAAGCCGTAGGAGTACATGCTGGGGACGTCGTCGTCCATGATCTCCATCTTGCGGCCCTTGAACTCTCCCACCTCGTACAGGCAGATCTTGTGCTTCTCAGGGTCCTAGAGGACCGAAAAACAAGGAGAACCCCCCCCCCAGTTGAAGAAGAGTCGAAAGCTAAACATAAATGACAACTTTGAATATGAACGGAATGAAGTTTTTACCATCTTGACGGGCCTGAAAGACAGCAGGTAGTCGTTCCTCTGGCAGTTGCTCCAGGAGTCCCAGCGGGGATACTCTCCCTTCTCCAGGATGTACATCTCACCGCAGAAGTTCATCTGCTCAAAGCCCACGAAGCTGCCAAGGAAGACGAGAGTTATGAAGCACCAACGCAAAGCCGGCCATTTGACATGCAGTGAAAAAGAGCATATGCCTTCAGACTTACGGTCCACACTCAACACGCAGGGAGCGGACGCGGTCCATGCCCatatcacacacattcatgcacTCGTTGCAGATCTCAATCATGTGACCCTGGAAGTTCTCCTGGTCGAACACGTACATCTAGtgggaaaaacaagcaaaacaaGTCAGGAATGATCCAGCGTATAATAACTGTGCCATGCTATGATAAATCCCAGAGTGTCCCCTGTAATCTGCATCCAAGTAACCCACCTTGTAGGACATCATTCCCATCTCAGACTTCTTGCCTTGAGTAGCCTTCCCATCAGTCTGGGAAGAGGTCTTGGACTTATCTCCACTGGACATGATTACTGAGTGGACAAGTAATGAGACAGGTTGTGTTCATGTGACAATTTTAGCCAAATTCTTCTGACATGATATCAATGATTTAAAAATGCTGAACCGAACTGGCTCTTCACCTGCAGGTGTACAGAGCACcttacctgtctgtgtgtgcgaTGCCTGCGCCGAGACTCACTCAGAGTGTGTGCGGCTCGGAGTGTGCCCCTGGCTTTTATACGCTGGCGCTCACAGGAGAGGGATTACGGGGAGAGAATCAAACCTGCTGAGGTCAGAGGCAGGAGACAAAAGAAACCCCACATCATCAGAGGGGGACGGGTAGAGGGGATGGGCGGAGGCAGAGGACGACTGACAGAGGCAACAGAACAGAATGACCAATTAAAAGTAGTTAATGTCACCTAAAACATTTAACTTCcatatttcaaatttcaaatatTCCCCCATCTCTATTTCCAACCATCCCCATTTACAACATATGCAACCCTTATTATGGCCGCGACTGAACAGCCTCAAACAGGCAGGCCTTAAAACAATATCAAGAGTGAGATGTGTCTCTGTGGTGTTTTTATGCAGATCTTTGTCGTCAAGCTTTCATTCAGGCCTGATACATGAGCACAAAGTGAACAGGTTCAGAAGTGCCAAACTTTGTCATGCCTGTGATCCCCAGACATGGTGCTATGAGCCACATCTTCCAATGATACTGTGAATGACAAAAAGGAGAGCTGATTTAT
Above is a genomic segment from Odontesthes bonariensis isolate fOdoBon6 chromosome 13, fOdoBon6.hap1, whole genome shotgun sequence containing:
- the cabp2b gene encoding calcium-binding protein 2 isoform X2, coding for MGNCTKPSKDDLKKDRELRPEEIEELRVAFVEFDKNKKGYISHKDLGECMRTMGYMPTEMELIELSQQICGGKVDFEDFVELMGPKMLEETADMIGVKELRDAFKEFDSNGDGQISLTELREAMKKLMGEQVTNREINEILRDVDLNGDGLVDFEEFVRMMSR
- the cabp2b gene encoding calcium-binding protein 2 isoform X1, translated to MFMIIRESSAGGGGAGVMSVPQERSAKQVQAAIKKNMEKRRRSSVGLQGGGVEDAQSVTPQPQVRQKSRQLPQRVTAEAAEAAEDSEALEEKLGEMMDGPQRRDREKEKDAESVDLLPIVDSVFGQDRELRPEEIEELRVAFVEFDKNKKGYISHKDLGECMRTMGYMPTEMELIELSQQICGGKVDFEDFVELMGPKMLEETADMIGVKELRDAFKEFDSNGDGQISLTELREAMKKLMGEQVTNREINEILRDVDLNGDGLVDFEEFVRMMSR
- the crybb1l1 gene encoding beta-crystallin B1, with product MSSGDKSKTSSQTDGKATQGKKSEMGMMSYKMYVFDQENFQGHMIEICNECMNVCDMGMDRVRSLRVECGPFVGFEQMNFCGEMYILEKGEYPRWDSWSNCQRNDYLLSFRPVKMDPEKHKICLYEVGEFKGRKMEIMDDDVPSMYSYGFTDRVGSISVSCGTFVGYQFPGYRGSQYLLEKGDYRHFNEYGARYPQFQSVRRIRDMQWHQMGCYTMATK